A genomic stretch from Bacillus sp. N1-1 includes:
- the abc-f gene encoding ribosomal protection-like ABC-F family protein gives MARVIQVKELQKSFGEREILSDVSFDIRNGEKIGLVGWNGAGKSTLVNILMKRIEPDKGSVTVPHLKIGYLPQSTDNHLAVDAELFGERLMEQSKKLGFQKERWEQENLQHLSGGEKLKLSLAKIWASSPEFLILDEPTNHLDMQGGKWLIEEVRSYSGAAIIISHDRYFLDETVTKIFELESGKLTIYEGNYSFYRNEKQRRYEQNMRDYEKQQRKVEMIEQQISTLKDWSAKGHREAGKGGSNSENRQMGLREFERAKAKKKDNQIKSKLKRLNLELKKDGVEKPREEKRVSFHFESTSKRGKRILEAKGIKKEFGDRLLFDKSHFYIKHGDRIGLIGSNGSGKTTFIKLLLEQEQLTKGSLWISESTKVAYLSQDVTDLPGQKTPLDYLDLTNRQQETKARTLLANMGIQQEILGKPISQLSLGERTRIKLIHMILMDYDFLILDEPTNHLDLPSREELERTLSTYTGTLLIVSHDRYLIEKLCTKLLVIDNGQMKRVEVGIKEYEEKQKKKETGSENIREELAVIETKMTELLGKISYLSAGTEEYKSIDKELMKLMDLKRKLNNL, from the coding sequence ATGGCGCGAGTGATACAAGTGAAAGAACTGCAGAAAAGTTTTGGCGAACGGGAGATTTTAAGTGACGTTAGCTTTGATATACGAAATGGCGAAAAGATTGGTTTAGTCGGCTGGAATGGAGCTGGAAAATCAACACTCGTCAATATTCTGATGAAAAGGATTGAACCAGATAAAGGCTCTGTGACTGTACCCCATTTGAAAATTGGGTATTTGCCTCAATCAACAGATAATCACCTAGCTGTTGATGCTGAACTTTTCGGGGAGAGGTTAATGGAACAAAGTAAAAAGCTAGGGTTTCAGAAAGAGCGTTGGGAGCAGGAGAATCTCCAACATTTAAGTGGCGGTGAAAAACTAAAATTGTCTTTAGCAAAGATCTGGGCAAGTTCTCCTGAGTTTTTAATCCTAGATGAACCAACGAATCATCTCGATATGCAGGGGGGTAAATGGCTTATTGAAGAAGTGAGAAGTTATTCAGGTGCTGCCATCATCATTTCACATGATCGCTATTTTTTAGATGAAACCGTGACAAAAATATTTGAATTGGAATCTGGAAAATTAACAATCTACGAAGGGAATTACTCGTTCTATCGAAACGAAAAACAGAGAAGATACGAACAGAATATGCGTGATTATGAAAAACAACAGCGTAAGGTAGAGATGATTGAACAGCAAATCAGCACCTTGAAAGACTGGTCAGCTAAAGGCCATCGTGAAGCTGGAAAAGGAGGGTCCAATTCTGAAAATCGTCAAATGGGATTGCGGGAATTCGAACGAGCGAAGGCAAAGAAAAAGGATAACCAGATAAAATCGAAGCTGAAACGGTTAAATCTAGAGCTTAAGAAAGATGGAGTCGAAAAGCCCAGGGAAGAGAAAAGAGTATCTTTCCATTTTGAATCAACATCGAAGCGTGGCAAACGAATTCTCGAAGCCAAAGGAATTAAGAAGGAATTTGGGGATCGCCTCCTCTTTGATAAAAGTCACTTTTACATCAAGCATGGTGATCGAATTGGACTAATAGGCTCCAATGGTTCAGGAAAAACAACCTTTATTAAACTCCTTCTTGAGCAGGAACAGCTTACGAAAGGTTCGCTTTGGATAAGTGAATCAACAAAAGTGGCGTATCTTTCACAGGATGTAACGGACCTCCCAGGCCAAAAAACACCGTTAGATTACCTTGATTTAACGAATCGACAGCAGGAAACAAAAGCGAGAACGCTTCTTGCCAATATGGGTATTCAGCAAGAAATTCTTGGGAAACCCATTTCTCAATTGAGTCTAGGAGAACGAACGCGAATAAAGTTAATCCATATGATTTTGATGGATTATGACTTCTTGATCCTAGATGAACCGACAAATCATCTCGATCTTCCAAGCCGAGAAGAGCTGGAAAGAACGCTTAGTACGTATACAGGTACGCTCTTGATCGTTTCACACGACAGGTATTTAATTGAAAAACTGTGTACAAAATTATTAGTTATCGACAATGGGCAAATGAAGCGGGTTGAAGTAGGGATTAAGGAATATGAGGAAAAACAAAAGAAGAAGGAGACAGGAAGCGAAAACATAAGGGAAGAATTAGCTGTCATTGAAACCAAAATGACAGAGCTCCTAGGCAAAATTAGCTACTTGTCAGCAGGTACGGAGGAATATAAATCGATCGATAAAGAGCTAATGAAGCTGATGGATTTAAAAAGAAAATTGAATAACCTATGA
- a CDS encoding prolyl oligopeptidase family serine peptidase, which translates to MYLRDTIGYFPYRDPVEHKDKLTEDSPITYLKGVQGANDPRVVKADSDQFVEALKKEGSQVKYVVLEDEGHGFSKKENEINVYKKILNFFDQQLVL; encoded by the coding sequence TTGTACTTACGAGATACAATCGGTTATTTTCCTTATCGGGACCCGGTTGAACATAAAGATAAATTGACGGAAGATTCACCGATCACCTATTTAAAAGGGGTACAGGGTGCCAATGATCCGAGGGTCGTTAAGGCTGATTCCGATCAGTTCGTTGAAGCATTAAAGAAGGAAGGATCACAAGTCAAGTACGTGGTCCTAGAAGATGAAGGACATGGCTTTTCGAAGAAAGAAAATGAAATCAATGTGTATAAAAAGATTTTAAATTTCTTTGATCAGCAACTGGTACTGTAA
- a CDS encoding EamA family transporter, which yields MRFYYTGFVILAAILWGISGGLAGILMDKGWSPLVISFYRGAIGLVCLVIWLLLQRKESSRKHSSRKVMWAMLAGVAVAGNFSFYFLSISESGVAVASTLMYTAPLFVLISSFVFRIESITPFKVISMIVVMGGISLLTNIYETGISQLNVLGVVSGLLSGVSYALFIFSFKNASKNNSPPFVLSTAFATFTIVMLLFIDHKEALSVLFSEDIIWFVTLGIIGAGVSFYLYVEGLKKTSASVASVIAMVEPVTASLFGLVILGEVLTVLQSIGLIVILIAITMLSLKQKE from the coding sequence ATGCGATTTTATTATACAGGTTTCGTGATATTAGCTGCTATTTTATGGGGAATTTCAGGAGGATTAGCAGGGATTTTAATGGACAAAGGGTGGAGTCCACTTGTGATCTCTTTTTATAGAGGGGCAATTGGATTAGTTTGTTTAGTTATTTGGCTCCTTCTTCAACGAAAAGAAAGTTCAAGGAAGCATTCTTCGAGAAAGGTCATGTGGGCAATGCTCGCTGGAGTTGCTGTAGCTGGAAACTTCAGCTTTTACTTTCTTAGTATTTCCGAATCTGGAGTTGCTGTAGCCTCGACCTTAATGTATACGGCACCGTTATTCGTGCTGATTAGTTCTTTTGTCTTTCGAATTGAGTCGATTACGCCTTTTAAGGTCATATCGATGATTGTCGTGATGGGTGGGATTAGTTTATTAACAAATATTTATGAAACGGGTATCAGCCAATTAAATGTGTTAGGGGTAGTGAGCGGGCTACTATCAGGTGTTTCTTATGCTCTCTTTATCTTTAGTTTTAAGAATGCTTCAAAAAATAATAGCCCTCCGTTTGTCCTAAGCACGGCTTTTGCTACATTTACCATCGTAATGCTTCTTTTTATTGATCATAAGGAAGCACTCTCTGTTTTATTTTCAGAGGATATCATTTGGTTTGTCACTCTCGGAATCATTGGCGCGGGGGTTTCATTTTACCTCTATGTAGAAGGGTTGAAAAAAACGTCAGCATCGGTTGCTTCTGTTATTGCGATGGTAGAACCAGTCACCGCTTCTTTGTTTGGCTTAGTGATTTTAGGAGAAGTTCTTACTGTCTTACAGAGTATTGGGCTTATTGTCATCCTAATAGCGATTACAATGTTAAGTTTAAAACAGAAGGAGTGA